Genomic segment of Panicum virgatum strain AP13 chromosome 9N, P.virgatum_v5, whole genome shotgun sequence:
GAGTAGCTTGTTTCACAAATGTTAAATCTTTGGCACCTAGAATTTAAAGATGACGGTGGAAGGTTTTCTAGAACATCTCTTGTACGTTGGGCTCCGCTTTAGTAGAAATTGTATACTAGCGTATCACTAGTTGCGTTGAGTATTGTGGCCTTTTCTTTTTATATATCTTTTGAGGTGATAGGCACTACAGTCTTTTGCCTTGCTTGTTGCACACCAGGCAGTGCAATGAAGGTTAAGATTCTTCAGTGGCATGCGATAGCTTCTTGGACGTGGGACACACAAGATGAGACATGTGGCATATGCAGGATGGCATTTGACGGTTGCTGCCCTGACTGTAAGTTCCCTGGTGATGATTGCCCgctgatctggggcgcctgcaACCATGCTTATCATCTTCACTGCATACTGAAGTGGGTCAATTCTCAAACATCTACACCCCTTTGCCCCATGTGCCGTAGAGAGTGGCAGTTTAAGGGCTAAGGCACAATGACACATCTGGAGATGTATTATCACCAAGCGGCTTTCATTTCTCACTGGAGAATGCTGTATTGTTTGCTGAAAAAGTACAAATCCTGATTGTCAGCACCTGCTTAAGTGACCCTGTGTATGCTTCTGACTTTGTAAGGAAGCAACCAAACCACAGCTAGGCACCTGCTTAAGTGACAGTGTAATAGTGTATGCTCCCTGATTTTATCGCAAGTTTGTTTGTTCCTATTGTTTAACTTCTGAAGGATTCCAATTGTTAGCCATAGATATGCAGTTGATTGAATTCTTGTTAGCTGAAAGTAAATTTATGATATTAAGTTGTCCCTTTTCAATATAGCCCAAAGTACTCAATAGTTGTGGTATCAGCAAGCCTTGTGTTTGTGTCCCGATGATCTGGGACATCCAGACTGGATCTTGACCTTTTCAAGGTCCTTCGAACTGAATCTATTTCGTGTAGCTGCACTGCATCTTGCTGTGCTGTGCTGTCCCAGTTTGTTCGGTCTGGGCAgggcaacccccccccccccccgccattTCGTGGCCGCTACTTCGCCTTAGCACAAAAGCAACCTGGTGTTTCTGAATGTGCCCATTTTGGTTTGGCAACAAAACTAGCGCGCACGTTTCCTGAGAAGAGAATCTCgaatgcatgaagtattaaatgaagtctatttgcaaaaaaaattttagagatgggtgtaacttttcgcgacgaatctaatgatggtaattaatcgatgattagctacagtgatgctacaacaACTATTTTCTAATCGCGCGGttaaagatctcattagattcttcagggtcactagcgcgggggtttTGAAgtcggttttgtaaactgattttgtttgacactgtaattagtggtcaaaattgTTACTATTCCTAGCGCGCCAAGACCGTGTGGGGAGCAGTTTGGTAGTCCGTGAATGACAGCACTCTTCGGGTTTCCAGCTTGTGACTACTGTTTCTGGCTGTCTCAGCGGATACCATGTGAGTGTGTGGCCCCAGGGATCAGAGGCGTATAAGATATCTGTTCCTGCCTGGTGTTTATTGCTTGCATGAAATTTCTAGAGAAGCTTCCTGCTACACCTCCTTTTGTCATTATTTGCTAAGCATAGTAATGTTGGTGATTTTATGCCACGCTGTCGACCATAGTTTATCTCTGTACTTCTTATGCAGTGTTGTCTCCATTAGTCCATTTCCATGTGtcgcaatattttttttttgaatatcaTGTGTCGCAATATTATGCATCCTATAGCAGAATAAACTTCTTGTGCACATGAGCGCTCATTGGGATGCTTTTCGTTTttcggaaaaaaaaacacacattgGAGTACATATATTTCGAATGTACGTACTGGTACGGTTTCAATGAAACTTCAAGTTTCTTATTTTTGCCATTAGATGTTGAGATGTTGAATCTTGAATCATTGAAGCGTTGCACATGCACAACGCTGTTTACGTTCTGCCCGGCGcctctttcattttttttccgtTCTGCTCGGCACAGGGGTTTGGTGGAGGCTGCAGCTGGTGTGTTGCCCTCGTGGTCCTGGTACAGCTCTTCACCGCGGAAATTACGCTGATAGTTGACACCGCAGCTCGCAGGTCTTCATACGCGGTTCACGTCTTAATAAAGAAACCACGTAGGCACGTAGTACTTGTGTTCCCCCCTCCACCCCTCGTCTGTACATGGTCCGGTTACAACCCAGCAAACCAGTGTAACTGGCCTTCAAATTTCTTTACAGAAAAATAACCGGCCTTCAAACTTCTTTACAGAAAAATAACCGGTCTTCAAATGAGCAGCTAGCCACCAGGATGGGGTTGCAAAATAACTTGAGAATTTGGAGCAAGGGAAATTAAGTCAAAGATTAATATAGATTTTATTGTCCTCCAAATATGGAATACCGTGCCGTTGTCGATGAGACCACGCATTCATCCGTGGGATCTCCCTCCATACTGCAGCTCAGGAAAACAGCGAGATGGATCATCTGATCACGCAAGCCGTAACGCGCCGGTCGTCTCCCGCAGCGCAGCTCAGAACCAGCTGTTCGACGAATTTACAGTGAAGCAGGCCGGAAGTAGCCTGGCAGAAATTGGGTCGGAGGCTCGGAGCATGCACTGGAGCATGGGCGCCGCCCGGTTGTACGGCGCGGGGCGAATCGAGACAAAACGAAGGATGAGATGCCGGCGGTCACACCCCGGGCGAAAAACCGTGTGTGGGGAAAACGAAAACGACTGCGAGCTCAGAAAAACCCAGGATCAGGAATCCGCTCGCCGGATCCAGCGCGCGGAGGGCGGCCGACCGCGCGGCCACGACGGGGACGCGCGTCCCCCCACGTTCGCAGTTGGCACGAGCCGCGACGCGCTGCCGCGGCCACTCCCCAATCACGCACGCCATCTCGTTCCGGTCCCGGGTCCCCGGGGGTGTCTATTCATCGCTTTGTGCGATTTACCGTTGATGCATCGCAGAAACTCCcggcgccgcgcccccgccttcccccgcctcccccggctccggcgccgccgccggcgcctccgccgctgccctccgccgccgccgacactaATCAGCTCGGACCCGTGCTCCCCCGCCCGGTGCCTGGCCCACCGCATGTctccccgccgcccccggccggcggcgtccccgccgccgaccgccgccgcccacaacccgcctccgccgccgggcttccctaccccctcccccctcttctAAGGCCGCCGGAGGCCACAGGACCCGGCAACCCGGAACCCCGAAGGGCCCGAACCCTagccggagctcgccggggaagaTGAACAGGCGTTGCTCGCTTCTGCGACAGCTCCGCTGCCACCCACGCGCGCGATGAATAGCTTTCCCCGGTCCCCGGTTCCGGCTTTCCGGCTGCCGCATCCCGAAAGTGTGAACCCGCGGGTCCCATGTCCGCCTCTGCCTCCCCCGTACCGGCGCCCGGGACCCACACGCCACTCCGGGCCCAATCATGCTCACTGCCTCCAGCTTACGCCAACTGCCAAGTAGGCGGGCAGGCAGGGCAGCTGCTTGACGCGTTcgcttcctcctcccgcgccgcggGGACGGCAACGCAAGCAACGCACCcgagctcctgcctccctccctcctattTAAGCTCGCCCCGTCTCTGCCCCACTCATCTCATTTCGCCATTTCGGCATCTCGCCAACTTTCAAAACCAGCCAAAATCACCTGAGCAAGAGCAACGCAGCAGCAGGCAACATTTTTCCGACCCGGCTGGCCTCTGAGCTTTCCGGCAGCGAGCGCGCAATGGCGGCGGGGAAGGCGGCCGCGGTGAAGAGGCCGTCGTTCGGGACGCGGGCGTGGCGGCTGCTGCGCCTGGCGGTGCTCTGGGcgcgccggggcggcgcggcgcacagCCTGCGGCTGCTCCGCACGCTCCGGCGCCACGGgcacggcctcggcggcggggcgcgcggcgaccGCCTCCGGTACGGCGAGCGCGAGTTCTCCATCGACGAGACGCCGGCGTTCCGGTTCCGCACCCCGTCCGCGCGCGTGCTCCGCCTCATCCCCTGCATCGCGCCCGCGGTGCCGGACACCCCGGGCCTCTACAGGGATGACCGCTACTTCTTCCGCGACGCCGCGTCGCGCGCGCtggaggaggacgccgccgcgTACGGCTACGGCGGCCCGGAGAGCGAGCGGGGAATcgacgatgaggaggaggagctgagctgctactgcggcggcggtgacgaggAGGAGCTGCTGGAGCGCGCGGTCGCGGAGTCGTGCCGCGCGAGCACGGCCGCGGAGGGCGACGCCGGGGTGGACGTGAAGGCGGACGAGTTCATCGCCAGGTTCTACGCGCAGATGAAGCTGCAGCGCCAGATCTCGTGGCTCCAGTACAACGAGATGATGCAGAGGAGCGTCAGCTAGATCCATCCCTCTGTTCATCCTGGATcactagtagcagcagcagcggcagagtTTGAGCTTTTGTTCATCGAAAACAAACATAATATACATGCACAGCACCTGTATACAGAAtcagagatttttttttactaCATACTatacaaaatacaaaatttcCCCCCATTGAATCCGTGTCTGAGTTGGTTTATTTCGTTGTTACCGGCACgtttgttttgcatttttttaggCAATGTGATTAGCCGCCACTagattgcttgcttgcttgattCCATTCCAGGGTGTTGGACTCTGGTTGTGCAGGTGTTCATGATTTGCATAGCTGATGAATGACGCGTCCTCGGATCGTACTCTCAGTTTTGTTCGTTAGTGTAGGCATACTTACTCTCCAAACGTACACCTGAACCATGATTAGTTGCAATAATGATGGGACTGTATTGTATGGCAGTCCGTGTTGATGCAAAGCTTTTttttaaagtttttttttttgcaaataaccAAAGCCAGGCCCCGTGCCTGCTTCCAGCATCTGTATGACAATacttttttttgagagagagaaatAGGAGGGGTGCTCCCTGCGGTGCTGTTGGGTTCTCGGCTTCCTTACAACCCAATCAATCAGCATGCAAGAAGGTTAGACAAGACAAAACAATAGAGTGTCGACTTCGTATTAGCACGTGTTCAGTACAGATTGGTTGGGGGTATTTATATCCCTAACCTTTGTTACATAATGACTATAATGCCCTCACTAACCCGGAATATTCGTGGAATATTTCGGGCCAAAGGTCATTTCATACAGGTTGGAGTGTTCAAATTGTCTACCCTATCCGATTCGTATGCGGGACGCTACCCCGAAGGTATCTCAGAACCTTCGGGCTTGCAGATCACCTTCGGGTGCTTTTGGAGACCTTCGGGTGCTTCTGGGGACCTTCGGCCGATTCCGGGGACCTTCGGATGCTTCTTGATACCTTCGGGTGTCTTCAAGTTACCTTCGGCTTGCTTGGTTCTTCTGCCTCGTAGCTTTGGGCAACCTCCGACCTGCGAGACGgtgatccccaacagtagcccctcgcggGCGAGGGCCGACTCCGATGGGCCGAACCCTCGAAGCATCTATCACCTACAACCAAAAAATGTCTCCTTCCGTCGGAGGTTGGGACGAGCCGAAggtgaattctttacacgtgtCGACTCTTAGTTGGGTGACTCTTGAAATTCTTCTCGATTTCACCGTTGGCATTACTGTTCACTTTTACCCCCCTATACAAGAGGGGGGTGAGGCATCACTTTCACGCCTTCTGCCTGTAGCGAAGCTCTGCCAGTTTTTTTAGCTTGCCACGTGGAGTGCTGTGATTCGCTAGGAGCCTCGAGCTTTTTGCGTCTGTGGGTTGTTGCGGAGCTTATTGGTTCGCAGTCCAGCCCGTTTTACATTTTGCTAGATATAGTACTTCTTGAGGCTGTCCGCATTCCATGAATGCGGCAGCTCATTGCCTTCGAAGTCGGCTAGATGGTACAACCCGGGC
This window contains:
- the LOC120691835 gene encoding anaphase-promoting complex subunit 11-like; the encoded protein is MKVKILQWHAIASWTWDTQDETCGICRMAFDGCCPDCKFPGDDCPLIWGACNHAYHLHCILKWVNSQTSTPLCPMCRREWQFKG
- the LOC120687341 gene encoding uncharacterized protein LOC120687341; this encodes MAAGKAAAVKRPSFGTRAWRLLRLAVLWARRGGAAHSLRLLRTLRRHGHGLGGGARGDRLRYGEREFSIDETPAFRFRTPSARVLRLIPCIAPAVPDTPGLYRDDRYFFRDAASRALEEDAAAYGYGGPESERGIDDEEEELSCYCGGGDEEELLERAVAESCRASTAAEGDAGVDVKADEFIARFYAQMKLQRQISWLQYNEMMQRSVS